From a single Alloactinosynnema sp. L-07 genomic region:
- a CDS encoding YqgE/AlgH family protein, with the protein MGPVRARHPPGWDHGRVSSDASVEPGTLLVAAPSLLDANFRRTVVYIIDHRGEGTLGVVLNRPSDVPVDDVLPTWGPHVSEPSSVFVGGPVEQKTALCLAAMRTGEIADGVSGLIGVRGPVALVDLDADPDVLVPKFRGMRVFAGYAGWDVGQLAGEIDRGDWIVVPALPNDVLAPAQEDLWGRVLRRQGMPLALLATHPGDVKGN; encoded by the coding sequence GTGGGCCCGGTCCGGGCCCGCCATCCCCCCGGATGGGATCATGGCCGAGTGTCGTCCGACGCCTCCGTCGAGCCAGGGACGCTGCTGGTCGCAGCTCCCAGCCTGCTCGACGCCAATTTCCGCCGCACGGTGGTCTACATCATCGACCACCGGGGTGAGGGCACGCTCGGCGTCGTCCTCAACCGCCCCAGCGACGTCCCGGTCGACGACGTGCTGCCGACCTGGGGCCCGCACGTCTCCGAGCCGAGTTCGGTGTTCGTCGGCGGGCCGGTCGAGCAGAAGACGGCGCTGTGTCTCGCGGCGATGCGCACCGGCGAGATCGCCGACGGCGTGTCCGGCCTGATCGGCGTGCGCGGCCCGGTCGCGCTGGTCGACCTCGACGCCGATCCGGACGTGCTGGTACCCAAGTTCCGCGGCATGCGGGTCTTCGCGGGCTACGCGGGCTGGGACGTCGGCCAGCTCGCCGGGGAGATCGACCGCGGCGACTGGATCGTGGTGCCCGCCCTGCCCAACGACGTGCTCGCGCCCGCACAGGAAGACCTGTGGGGCCGCGTCCTGCGCCGCCAGGGCATGCCGCTCGCCCTGCTCGCGACGCATCCCGGCGACGTTAAGGGGAACTAG
- a CDS encoding NUDIX hydrolase: MPPSSGRSRGARSGRRFRRRGPKLTTVDETSAGGLVIDPGTDRVALIGRLDRRGRLLWSLPKGHIEAGETPEQTAVREIAEETGIDGEVIRPLGTIDYWFIADGAKRVHKTVHHFLLVAHTYELSDEDVEVTEVAWVGIDELETRLAYADERRLVRKARQLLSEHPLSPGPVERDEVGRG; encoded by the coding sequence ATGCCCCCGTCCTCCGGCAGGTCACGAGGCGCCCGGTCCGGGCGCCGGTTCCGGCGCCGCGGACCGAAGCTCACCACCGTCGACGAGACCTCGGCGGGCGGGCTGGTGATCGACCCGGGCACCGACCGGGTCGCCCTGATCGGCAGGCTCGACCGCCGCGGCAGGCTCCTGTGGTCACTGCCCAAGGGCCACATCGAGGCGGGTGAGACCCCCGAGCAGACCGCGGTGCGCGAGATCGCCGAGGAGACCGGGATCGACGGCGAGGTGATCCGCCCGCTCGGCACCATCGACTACTGGTTCATCGCCGACGGCGCCAAGCGCGTCCACAAGACCGTGCACCATTTCCTGCTGGTCGCCCACACCTACGAGCTCTCCGACGAGGACGTCGAAGTCACCGAGGTGGCCTGGGTGGGGATCGACGAGTTGGAGACCAGGCTCGCCTATGCCGACGAGCGCCGTCTGGTCCGCAAAGCCAGGCAACTACTCTCCGAGCATCCACTCTCACCCGGTCCGGTCGAACGAGACGAAGTCGGCCGAGGCTGA
- a CDS encoding MFS transporter, with translation MRDLASDNRSTDHEAHHVRVGLRKLLAISGFRGLLYSRFAAQWGDGLFQAGLAGAVLFNPEREADPMAIAAGFTALLLPYSLIGPFAGALLDRWDRRRVLVTANLLRGLLILVTAVTVMGGASGTTLFTLALVVIGISRFVGSGLSASLPHVVPTRNLVEANALATTLGAVIAVLGAGCAVGLRALVGDDDLGSGMTTAVAVVGSIVAAVFAARFTKGALGPDEVDEPPQTIVAIARGLFDGGRAAIRTPSVLAGFVGLLAHRAAFGIALLLTVLLIRFKLDAGMSGLGEVAGMGGLGILIAGLTTPRIVARFGRRRSVVSALALGSVSMIGLGLPMAMITTLGAVLLTSFAGQLVKLCVDAAVQRDIGDEVRGRVFALYDTLFNVTQVISISLAALVVAPDGVSPGLVLAAGICYLVGLVGFVAVTRRG, from the coding sequence GTGAGGGACCTCGCGAGTGACAACCGCTCGACCGACCATGAGGCGCACCACGTCCGCGTCGGTCTACGCAAGCTGCTCGCCATCTCCGGCTTCCGCGGGCTGCTCTACAGCCGCTTCGCCGCGCAGTGGGGCGACGGGCTGTTCCAGGCCGGGCTCGCGGGCGCGGTCCTGTTCAACCCCGAGCGCGAAGCCGACCCGATGGCCATCGCCGCCGGGTTCACCGCGCTGCTGCTGCCGTACTCGCTGATCGGCCCGTTCGCGGGCGCCCTGCTCGACCGCTGGGACCGCCGCCGGGTGCTGGTGACGGCGAACCTCCTGCGCGGCCTGCTCATCCTGGTCACGGCCGTCACGGTGATGGGCGGGGCCAGCGGGACGACGCTGTTCACCCTGGCTCTGGTGGTGATCGGGATCAGCCGGTTCGTCGGGTCCGGGCTGTCGGCGTCGCTGCCGCACGTGGTCCCCACCCGCAACCTGGTCGAGGCCAACGCGCTGGCCACCACCCTGGGCGCGGTGATCGCGGTCCTCGGCGCGGGCTGCGCGGTCGGCCTGCGCGCGCTCGTCGGCGACGACGATCTCGGGTCCGGGATGACCACCGCCGTCGCGGTCGTGGGCTCGATCGTGGCCGCCGTGTTCGCCGCTCGCTTCACCAAAGGCGCGCTCGGTCCCGACGAGGTCGACGAGCCGCCGCAGACCATCGTCGCCATCGCCCGCGGCCTGTTCGACGGCGGCCGGGCCGCCATCCGCACGCCCAGCGTGCTCGCCGGGTTCGTCGGCCTGCTGGCCCACCGCGCCGCGTTCGGCATCGCCCTGCTGCTGACGGTGCTGCTCATCCGGTTCAAGCTCGACGCCGGGATGAGCGGGCTGGGCGAGGTCGCGGGCATGGGCGGGCTGGGCATCCTGATCGCCGGGCTGACCACGCCGCGGATCGTGGCCCGCTTCGGGCGGCGCCGCTCGGTGGTTTCGGCGCTGGCACTGGGCAGCGTGTCGATGATCGGGCTCGGCCTGCCGATGGCGATGATCACCACGCTCGGCGCCGTGCTGCTGACCTCGTTCGCGGGCCAGCTGGTCAAGCTGTGTGTCGACGCCGCGGTCCAGCGCGACATCGGCGACGAGGTGCGCGGGCGCGTGTTCGCCCTCTACGACACCTTGTTCAACGTGACCCAGGTCATCTCGATCAGCCTCGCGGCCCTGGTCGTGGCCCCGGACGGGGTCTCACCCGGCCTGGTCCTCGCCGCCGGGATCTGTTACCTGGTCGGCCTTGTCGGCTTCGTCGCAGTTACCCGGCGCGGCTAG
- a CDS encoding CCA tRNA nucleotidyltransferase, producing the protein MSKTSAAQNVVVELLRVSPIADDLAARFTRAGHQLYLVGGPVRDAMLGRLGNDLDFTTDARPEQIMKLVTGWADAIWDTGIAFGTVGAAKSGTQCEITTFRSDAYDRVTRNPEVRFGDSIEADLVRRDFTVNAMAIDLATKRFIDPHDGMSALAARVLDTPATPQESFADDPLRMMRAARFVSQLGFTCAPRVHDALRSMSGEIARITPERVQAELSKLVCGAFPREGVKLLVDSGLAAHMLPELPAMKLEIDEHHQHKDVYEHSLVVLDQAIELEEPGTPPDLVLRLAALLHDIGKPDTRRHIEGGGVSFHHHEVVGAKMVRKRLRSLRYSKEITEDVAKLVFLHLRFHGYGTGEWTDSAVRRYVTDAGDLLPRLHKLVRADCTTRNRRKANALQRTYDGLEDRISRIAAEEDLARVRPDLDGNEIMRLLGLPPGPLVGQAWKFLKELRLDRGPLEPDDAVAALREWAAERGLAAPGNCDEADKADQVTDPGGEDQAG; encoded by the coding sequence GTGTCCAAAACGTCGGCCGCCCAGAATGTGGTGGTGGAACTCCTGCGGGTGTCCCCCATCGCGGATGATCTCGCCGCCCGCTTCACCCGGGCGGGCCACCAGCTCTACCTCGTCGGCGGCCCGGTCCGCGACGCGATGCTGGGCAGGCTCGGCAACGACCTCGACTTCACCACCGACGCGCGGCCAGAGCAGATCATGAAGCTGGTCACCGGCTGGGCCGACGCGATCTGGGACACCGGCATCGCCTTCGGCACCGTTGGCGCGGCCAAGTCCGGCACCCAGTGCGAGATCACCACATTCCGGTCCGACGCCTACGACCGCGTCACCCGCAATCCCGAGGTGCGGTTCGGCGACTCGATCGAGGCCGACCTGGTGCGGCGCGACTTCACGGTCAACGCGATGGCCATCGACCTGGCGACCAAGCGGTTCATCGACCCGCACGACGGGATGAGCGCGCTGGCCGCGCGCGTGCTCGACACCCCGGCCACCCCGCAGGAGTCCTTCGCCGACGACCCGCTGCGGATGATGCGGGCGGCGCGGTTCGTCAGCCAGCTCGGCTTCACCTGCGCGCCTCGCGTGCACGATGCCCTGCGCTCGATGAGCGGCGAGATCGCCAGGATCACCCCGGAGCGGGTGCAGGCCGAGCTGTCCAAGCTGGTGTGCGGCGCGTTCCCGCGCGAGGGGGTCAAGCTGCTCGTCGACAGCGGGCTGGCCGCCCACATGCTGCCCGAGCTGCCCGCGATGAAGCTGGAGATCGACGAGCACCACCAGCACAAGGACGTCTACGAGCACTCGCTGGTCGTGCTGGACCAGGCGATCGAGCTGGAGGAGCCGGGCACCCCGCCCGATCTCGTGCTGCGCCTGGCCGCCCTGTTGCACGACATCGGCAAGCCGGACACCCGGCGGCACATCGAAGGTGGCGGCGTGAGCTTCCACCATCACGAGGTGGTCGGCGCCAAGATGGTCCGCAAACGCTTGCGGTCCCTGCGGTACTCCAAGGAGATCACCGAGGACGTCGCCAAGCTGGTGTTCCTGCACCTGCGGTTCCACGGCTACGGCACCGGCGAGTGGACCGACTCGGCGGTGCGCCGCTACGTCACCGACGCGGGCGACCTGCTCCCCCGGCTGCACAAACTCGTGCGCGCCGACTGCACCACCCGCAACCGGCGCAAGGCCAACGCGCTGCAGCGCACCTACGACGGGCTTGAGGACCGCATCTCCCGCATCGCCGCCGAGGAGGACCTGGCCAGGGTCCGGCCCGACCTCGACGGCAACGAGATCATGCGGCTGCTCGGCCTGCCGCCGGGTCCGCTGGTCGGCCAGGCGTGGAAGTTCCTCAAGGAGTTGCGGCTCGACCGCGGCCCGCTGGAGCCAGACGACGCCGTGGCCGCGCTGCGCGAGTGGGCGGCCGAGCGGGGCCTAGCCGCGCCGGGTAACTGCGACGAAGCCGACAAGGCCGACCAGGTAACAGATCCCGGCGGCGAGGACCAGGCCGGGTGA